A segment of the Juglans regia cultivar Chandler chromosome 15, Walnut 2.0, whole genome shotgun sequence genome:
ATCATCGATCGAAGTAGtagagtagtactactacttgtaGCTGTACTTAATTCGAACTTAATTCTCTTAATTCCATTTGGGAAAGAGTACTAGCTAGTACTAATATTATTGCTTtgatagcatgcatgcatggcatcatgtatatgaaaattaaatacctCTGTCCTTGAAGCTTTGAGATCTCACTTGGGGGTAATACTGGAATAACTTATGACCCTAAAAGACAAATTATAAAAGGTGTTAGCTTAGTAGATACCTTATTATGATAAGTGTGTATAGTCACTAAGCTGGTACTGATCTCACAAAAATGTTCAATTTTAAGTGCTAGGGATAGCTCCGTGGGTAATGATCATAGGATAGAATTAGTGGCTAAATGTCGGGATGTAGCACTTTCTCTTGCTTTGATATGGCATTTGAAAGTTCTAGGACCATGATTGATTGGTTGTTTAGATTGATGATAAAGCGCGTAGCACATCACCAAACAATTAGTTGTCTTTTTAGTTGGCTAGACATGTACAATAAGGTATGAAATTGGGATCAGAACTTGATTTCCACACCAGAGAGTTCAATACCTTTAGTTggctattcttttttttttttttttttttttgtggggaaAATTTCATGTATAaaagcattttgaaaaatagaataacaatCGAAGAACTCTCACCAATATTCAGGGATAGTCCCATCTGAGTAGGTCTAATACTCTGGTAGAAACCTCTCCATGATTCTAAGCCACCGCCAAGCTGCTGCAGTTTTTTAATATCAGGAGAATATAGAAACCTTCCGACTGATACATACCTGAACTCACCCACGAATAAGTCTAACAAGTGGAAATCTGCTAGCattaatagaaaaacaaaattgacaAATCCAAAGAAATAGAACAACAGAAATGCATGCACCTTTGGCCTGGCAGTTGCCGCAAGACAATATCAATAATGGTAAGCGCCTCTTGAGGGGTATCAACTGATTTCCCTGCAAGAAGCTCACGCAATTGGTGCAAGAAGCTCACGCAATTGGACAGCAAGCATGCTATTAGTTATTTTCATGCATTCTTTTAGAATGCTTGAAATGAGGAGTCTTCGCacttaaagacaaaaaaataaaaaagaaatatttcctACCATCAAGAAAGAAAACCCAATCCATCATCACTTCTTACCGAGTTCATATCCTTAGTTAAGATTTACTTTGCATCCATATCTTAATAGttatttgaaagataaaaagattGATTTcagccccaaaaaaaaatggtagCTTACATCCTATTAAGATTTTAGTGCatgccacacacacacacacaaattagAAGTGATCTTTAATCTGATCCAATGTAGTacagtgcaaaaaaaaaaatatgaatgtcCACAAAAATCTGAATGTACTACGGTGCAAATGAAGAATGTAACCATGGTCTTGTATACTCTTGATATATGCAGTAAGTGCCTGCAGTGATAGACTCAGAAACACCTTCTAAGTTTACATGttctcatctaaaattatcaacataaatgatgtttaaaaagCCTTTAAAAGGGGAAGCTGAAATTGGCTGTTGCAAGGGATGGATGGTAAATCACCATAAGATGGTCGGCAAATCACCACAAGAACATAATAACAAGACTAAGAATAAAACGAAATAACTACAGGAAACAAAGATCACACGCAATACACAGAAAACCAAATGGTTTAAGTCAAATTGACTCTGAGAAGAGAGTagactcaaaataaaaaaaacctaacaTCAAGATTACTCTCCaacaaaatacaacaaaaaataaaaaagaacctaAAATTATCAACGGAACACCATACAACACCACAATCCACTGGTAAAAACCCCAATCCTCTGTTTTCATGAAACCCTAATAGAAACAATCTCCCAAACATGCTAAAATCGATAGTCATTgtataaaatctaaaatcaagATTACTCTCCaacaaaatacaacaaaaaataaaaaagaacctaAAATTATCAATGAGACACCATACAACAGTACAATCCACTAGTAAAAACCATAATCCTCTGTTTCATGAAACCCTAATAGAAAGAATCTCCCAAACATGCTAAAATCGATAGTCATTGTATAAAATCAGACTGATAATacagaattgaagaaaaaaaaacttaaaaggataactagagagagagagagacgaacggagagagagaaagagaaagagcaCGAGAGAGACGAACGGAgagattgagaaagagagagacactCACCTGCTAGGCGAGGCGACGACGGCGACGTCTCGGTAGAGGCATAACGTGGGAAGGGGCGGCAGTGCACAGGCTCGAGGAAGAAGGTCGAAGTGGAGAAGGGGGTACAATGATAAAAAGTGAAGACTGGGTAGGGCTCGGGGGAGGGCTCGGGGGAGGGGGGGGATTCAAATTTGTAGTGGGTTTTGGTGCCCCAGCTCAATCTCATCGATTTTATCCCGTTGGCAGTAGTTTTTAAACTTGCGGCGAAAGTTTTTGCCGTTAGAAGGccaaaatcgctgcaaatacaTAATTTCGTAACCCACCGtgtttaaatcataaaaatgctgcggcgattttattttctttgcaaaaacatatttattgcggcgattatttttacagcgattttaaaatcgctgggaaaaatccgatttcttgtagtgattgttgatgttgtgttttggAAGCCTGGACAATTCCGCTTGGATAGAGCTAGTGCGATCATCTGCACAGTAACAAGGGGGACCTTAAGATCCGTTGATTCTCCGATACTTAAGTCAATATGGTGTTAAAAATGAAGATGAGTTATATTAAAGATGAGAGTGTAAGATTACTTACCTGTGTGCTGCAGGTAGTGTTAATTTCTACTCGCCACCGGGTCTCCACAGTAGTGGAGTGTTGTATAGCAAGAGATTATATATTCACACTATCTACTCGTTGAGCTATCTTTGTGTTGTCAGTTCGCCGAACTATGAAGTGCTTAGCGTCACTATGTGTTGTTCGAGCCTTGGGCCGCATTGAATGCGGTGTATATTTTGTCTTGGGCTGTTTTCATCTCATTAATGCTGGGCGTGAACCACCACACGTTTTCTCATCTGGCATTGAATGCTATATTCCTTCCTTTGTAAGCCTCTCTTGCATTTTGTCTTATTTCCTAACGTAAGCATGACCCAACCCAAGTCTTATACTCAGGTTTTGGCTCAGGTGCTACTGTTTGACATAGTccatattttgtttttggactCTAATACGGGCCTTGCCTCCAGCCTGATCCAACCCAAACTTTGTATTTGAGTTTTAACCTAGGCCTTGTCTTTAACCCAATCTAAGAGATTTTCTCTCTTcacaataataatgaaattcaaGTGAAACGGACAATActgcatataaaatatataatgagtTCTTCTATTAAGGTCCCATCTCAAGCCACAAGCCACACACCGCCTAACGTAGCATCATCAGGttagaaattttgttttttaatttgaaaaatgccATATCTATTTGGAAAAGTAATTCTTATCTCATAAATAAATGAGCTGTAAATCTCGACGTACACCTGCCAAATTTCTTGAACCCAATCTCTcccaaattccaaaataatccAATCCCAACCTCCCCAAATCTCCCAACCCCAAACTCAACTCCACCTCAAAGTACTCCAACCTGCATCCTTCTGTCAAACTTGCTAAATCAGCTTTGTATTGGTTAAATTTAGGTTAGGACATTTTACAATAACATTAACAAGCCTAA
Coding sequences within it:
- the LOC109000605 gene encoding protein argonaute 5-like; protein product: MRLSWGTKTHYKFESPPSPEPSPEPYPVFTFYHCTPFSTSTFFLEPVHCRPFPRYASTETSPSSPRLAGKSVDTPQEALTIIDIVLRQLPGQRYVSVGRFLYSPDIKKLQQLGGGLESWRGFYQSIRPTQMGLSLNIANIVDGNLNILSDRIEELKRKETRSLTCSSTSTTTATQ